A genomic stretch from Juglans microcarpa x Juglans regia isolate MS1-56 chromosome 3S, Jm3101_v1.0, whole genome shotgun sequence includes:
- the LOC121258525 gene encoding MORN repeat-containing protein 1-like: MDSQKSQAKLTRTQSLLLRSSPTIRSSFHSLSSLTEEDAITPRQEDEEELKKPMKSGSTPRTGSTRLANPVLALALLFFFTLLSLLFFHYFFYLRKEEIPTSENLLLALIFIAVTLFFASKNKGLFHQTILLLKHSLDESAKRLGLSRTNSKPVQWFIGDPNVPKARGSKKIIREGVEFYSNGDFYEGEFHKGRCNGSGVYNYFVNGRYEGEWIDGKYDGYGIEGWARGSRYKGQYRQGLRHGFGVYRFYTGDSYAGEWSNGQSHGVGVQTCSDGSCYIGEFKCGVKHGLGCYHFRNGDRYAGEYFGDKIHGFGIYHFANGHCYEGSWHEGRKQGYGMYTFRNGDTRCGEWGSAGSLKHPLPPLTEAVLRAVQASRKTAENAIKLPRVDEQVNKAVMAANRAATAARVAAVKAVQNQMDGKFCDTNV; encoded by the exons ATGGACAGCCAGAAGAGCCAGGCGAAGCTCACGAGAACACAGTCCTTACTACTCCGGTCCTCTCCGACCATCCGATCGTCCTTTCACAGCCTCTCTTCGCTAACCGAGGAGGACGCCATCACACCCCGCCAAGAAGACGAGGAGGAGTTGAAGAAACCGATGAAATCCGGTTCTACCCCGAGAACCGGGTCGACCCGGTTGGCCAACCCGGTCCTCGCTTTGGCCTTGCTCTTTTTCTTCACCCTCTTGTCGTTGTTGTTCTTCCACTACTTTTTCTATCTGAGGAAGGAAGAGATACCCACTTCGGAGAACCTCCTCCTGGCTCTAATTTTCATCGCGGTGACGCTCTTCTTCGCGTCCAAGAACAAGGGTCTGTTCCACCAGACCATACTGCTCCTCAAACACTCGTTGGACGAGAGCGCGAAGAGACTCGGGCTCTCGAGAACCAACTCGAAGCCGGTCCAGTGGTTCATCGGCGACCCGAACGTCCCGAAAGCGAGAGGGAGCAAGAAGATCATACGGGAAGGCGTGGAGTTTTACAGCAATGGCGACTTCTATGAGGGGGAGTTCCACAAGGGGAGGTGTAATGGGAGTGGGGTGTACAATTACTTCGTGAACGGTAGGTACGAGGGGGAGTGGATCGACGGGAAGTACGATGGGTACGGGATTGAGGGCTGGGCGAGAGGGAGCAGGTACAAGGGTCAGTATAGGCAGGGCCTGAGGCATGGATTCGGGGTTTACAGGTTCTATACTGGGGACTCTTATGCAGGGGAATGGTCCAATGGGCAGAGCCATGGGGTCGGAGTGCAAACCTGCTCCGATGGGAGCTGCTATATTGGGGAGTTCAAGTGCGGGGTCAAGCACGGCCTCGGCTGCTACCATTTCAG AAACGGAGATAGATATGCGGGAGAATATTTTGGAGACAAGATTCATGGATTTGGCATCTATCACTTTGCTAATGGTCACTGTTACGAGGGGTCATGGCACGAAGGTCGTAAGCAAGGCTATGGTATGTATACTTTCCGAAATGGAGACACAAGATGCGGTGAATGGGGGAGTGCCGGCAGCCTTAAGCACCCTCTACCACCACTAACTGAGGCAGTCCTTCGAGCAGTGCAG GCATCAAGAAAAACAGCGGAGAATGCTATTAAGCTTCCCCGAGTGGATGAACAGGTAAACAAGGCAGTCATGGCTGCAAATAGGGCCGCCACTGCTGCTAGAGTGGCTGCCGTCAAAGCTGTTCAGAACCAAATGGATGGGAAGTTTTGCGACACTAATGTCTAA